The Streptomyces sp. NBC_01426 genome includes a region encoding these proteins:
- a CDS encoding XRE family transcriptional regulator translates to MLGSGTAQADEALLGELLVARLRDAMLGLGAATPVPSSEALSTDFTHALADFDACRYASLAVRLPRLIRAGHAPSTGSHDTEQSALLAKSYLLATRMLVKMDEQQLGWMAVDRARQLAEAAGDVLAVAESARQVAVLARRAGWHDQALSIALSAADNPDLRGIGRAGTAVRGLLVQSASYTLARRGDRDGMRELTDEAAALAKELGGATMLRDHGGGFSPLTVQLHKISAENHAGDPQAALDAARAISLKALPSVERRSRTLCDIAVTYDRLGRRSDCVRTLLAAERCAPQETHARPATKSLISSLLASGPTSTELRCLAERSGVLL, encoded by the coding sequence TTGCTCGGGAGCGGAACCGCGCAGGCCGATGAGGCCCTGCTCGGCGAGTTGCTCGTCGCCCGGCTCCGGGACGCGATGCTCGGACTGGGCGCGGCCACGCCCGTGCCGTCGTCCGAGGCGCTCTCCACCGACTTCACCCACGCGCTCGCCGACTTCGACGCCTGCCGCTACGCGTCCCTCGCTGTGCGCTTGCCTCGCCTCATCCGCGCCGGCCACGCGCCTTCCACCGGTAGCCACGACACAGAGCAGTCCGCCCTCCTAGCCAAGAGCTATCTGCTGGCCACCCGCATGCTCGTGAAGATGGACGAGCAACAGCTCGGCTGGATGGCCGTCGACCGCGCGCGGCAACTCGCCGAGGCAGCAGGAGACGTCCTCGCGGTCGCTGAATCCGCCCGGCAGGTGGCCGTGCTCGCCAGAAGGGCGGGATGGCATGACCAGGCACTGTCGATCGCGCTCTCAGCCGCTGATAACCCGGATCTGCGCGGCATCGGACGAGCCGGCACCGCGGTGCGCGGGCTCCTGGTCCAGAGCGCGTCGTACACCCTCGCGCGCCGAGGCGATCGGGACGGAATGCGAGAGCTGACCGACGAAGCCGCCGCCCTCGCCAAAGAACTCGGCGGAGCCACCATGCTGCGCGACCACGGGGGCGGCTTCAGCCCCCTCACCGTGCAACTCCACAAAATCAGCGCCGAGAACCACGCAGGCGATCCCCAGGCCGCGCTCGACGCCGCTCGCGCGATTTCACTGAAGGCGCTGCCCAGCGTCGAACGCCGCTCTCGCACACTCTGCGACATCGCCGTCACCTACGACCGTCTCGGCCGCCGCAGCGACTGCGTCCGCACACTGCTCGCCGCTGAGCGCTGCGCTCCGCAGGAGACCCACGCCCGTCCGGCGACGAAGTCCTTGATCTCCAGCCTGTTGGCCTCTGGCCCGACATCAACGGAACTGCGCTGTCTCGCCGAACGCAGCGGCGTTCTCCTCTGA
- a CDS encoding ParA family protein gives MKVIILASQKGGVGKTTTTANIGASLASGGARVGMIDLELQGQLGVSLGAFARKPQDIGSALIDYIDALDSDDLGAMPPLHSRMVDRSVLLKDFEKPGTLSVIGSVMNVTDRARTEVAKRGWEAISSLRELLVTVEDEFDFILVDTPPSADALSSVALAAGDFVIAVCNPRLATADGARVVRNNVAKVPERTEGKCQPVFLGTVINEAQPPSKRTDEADAVDTYLQKHELAPFSKQIRTSPQISASYGISRPIVIDEPSYAASGWYEDLTVEILARMKGSTT, from the coding sequence ATGAAGGTCATCATCCTCGCCAGCCAAAAGGGTGGAGTGGGTAAAACCACGACAACCGCGAATATCGGTGCAAGTCTCGCCAGCGGTGGAGCTCGCGTCGGCATGATCGACCTTGAACTCCAGGGCCAGCTCGGCGTTTCCCTTGGCGCGTTCGCCCGCAAGCCGCAGGACATCGGCAGCGCGCTGATCGACTACATCGACGCCCTCGACTCCGACGACCTCGGAGCGATGCCGCCACTGCACAGCCGCATGGTCGACCGAAGCGTGCTCCTCAAGGACTTCGAGAAGCCTGGGACCCTGAGCGTCATCGGGTCGGTCATGAACGTCACCGACCGTGCCCGAACCGAGGTAGCGAAGCGCGGCTGGGAGGCCATCTCCAGTCTTAGAGAGCTGCTCGTGACGGTGGAGGACGAGTTCGACTTCATCCTCGTCGACACCCCACCCTCCGCGGACGCTCTGTCCTCGGTAGCTCTTGCCGCCGGCGACTTCGTCATCGCCGTGTGCAACCCGCGCCTGGCAACCGCCGATGGAGCCCGCGTGGTACGGAACAACGTTGCGAAGGTCCCCGAGAGGACCGAGGGAAAGTGTCAGCCTGTCTTCCTCGGCACGGTGATCAACGAGGCACAGCCGCCTTCCAAGCGAACCGATGAGGCTGACGCTGTCGACACATACCTCCAGAAGCACGAGCTCGCGCCCTTCAGCAAGCAGATCCGAACGAGCCCGCAGATCTCTGCTTCGTATGGAATCAGCCGACCCATCGTGATTGATGAACCGAGCTATGCGGCAAGCGGCTGGTACGAGGACCTCACCGTCGAGATCCTCGCTCGTATGAAGGGCTCGACGACGTGA
- a CDS encoding bifunctional DNA primase/polymerase: MAAADGRTGGASTRRRDPRAAAGGGRVPGGGERRVIGGLELALRCAERGWWVHPLLPGSKRPAGNCRRCRPPSTGARPACGFPDADGCACREAGRYCHGVRAATRERELIHRWWRGQDFGVGVATGPSGLVVLDLDDHDRPPPDQALLLPGVDLTQHPDTELDRVLTGADVLELLCRVRRAGSLLEAPATLTVQTPSGGIHLWYRSGDTSRYVQGAGRLGWQVDVRAGWSTAVAPGTVTAAGRYRMVGHQDRPARLPRWVALELGRVGLRHRDPAAGPPHRVRLPRPAREHGPGDASAYAAAALRGELEAVASARAGRNDTLNRAGFRLGQLVGAGLLEHDQVHQALTDAAAQAGVDPGEAKAQSTLRRALQAGMRSPRTVPSPGARS, translated from the coding sequence ATGGCGGCAGCGGATGGTCGAACTGGCGGCGCGTCCACTCGACGACGAGATCCGCGTGCCGCGGCCGGCGGCGGGCGAGTGCCGGGAGGCGGTGAGCGCCGCGTGATCGGAGGACTGGAGCTGGCCCTGCGGTGCGCTGAGCGGGGGTGGTGGGTGCATCCGCTGCTGCCCGGGTCGAAGCGTCCGGCGGGCAACTGCCGCCGGTGCCGCCCGCCGTCGACCGGAGCGCGCCCGGCGTGCGGATTCCCCGATGCGGACGGGTGCGCGTGCCGGGAGGCCGGGCGGTACTGCCATGGGGTGCGCGCGGCGACGCGGGAGCGGGAGCTGATCCACCGCTGGTGGCGCGGCCAAGACTTCGGCGTCGGCGTGGCCACGGGGCCGTCCGGCCTGGTGGTGCTCGACCTCGACGACCACGACCGTCCACCGCCGGATCAGGCGCTGTTGCTGCCGGGCGTCGACTTGACGCAGCACCCGGACACGGAGCTGGACCGGGTGCTGACCGGGGCGGACGTGCTGGAGCTGCTGTGCCGGGTGCGGCGGGCGGGCAGCTTGCTGGAGGCCCCGGCGACGCTGACCGTGCAGACCCCGTCCGGCGGGATTCACCTGTGGTACCGCTCCGGGGACACGAGCCGGTACGTGCAGGGCGCGGGCCGGCTCGGCTGGCAGGTCGACGTACGGGCCGGCTGGTCCACCGCGGTCGCTCCCGGCACCGTCACCGCGGCCGGCCGCTACCGGATGGTCGGCCACCAGGACCGGCCGGCGCGGCTGCCGCGCTGGGTCGCGCTGGAGCTGGGCCGCGTCGGACTGCGCCACCGCGACCCAGCCGCCGGCCCGCCCCACCGAGTCCGGCTTCCACGCCCCGCCCGCGAGCACGGCCCGGGGGACGCCTCCGCGTACGCCGCCGCGGCGCTGCGCGGCGAGCTCGAGGCCGTGGCGTCGGCCCGCGCAGGCCGCAACGACACTCTCAACCGCGCCGGGTTTCGGCTCGGTCAGCTGGTCGGGGCCGGGCTGCTGGAGCACGACCAGGTCCACCAGGCGCTCACCGACGCCGCCGCACAGGCCGGGGTCGACCCCGGCGAGGCCAAAGCGCAGTCCACCCTCCGCCGCGCACTTCAGGCGGGCATGCGCTCGCCGCGCACCGTCCCGAGCCCGGGAGCACGGTCATGA
- a CDS encoding phosphotransferase family protein: protein MENEVPLSGGRITLGVVRVGRTVRRPATASSSFVAELLWDLQREGFTGAPRHLGFDTAGREILSYLPGWVPARFQRWTDPQVAAAGTLLRSFHDATRSSRLTGRHAVVCHHDPGPNNTVFTDDIPTAFIDFDTAAPGDPLEDLGYMAWTWCISSKPTAPPATIQAAQVRVLADAYGLDATSRSRLVDAALDRQARNARWWHSQLAGPFPHVADDSTITGRIRWSEQEHAYTSANRKTFDTALG from the coding sequence ATGGAGAACGAAGTGCCATTGTCCGGCGGACGTATCACCCTCGGCGTGGTCAGGGTCGGGCGCACCGTCCGGCGGCCAGCCACCGCGTCGTCATCGTTCGTCGCCGAGCTGCTTTGGGACCTCCAGCGAGAGGGCTTCACCGGCGCTCCGCGCCACCTCGGGTTCGACACAGCCGGCCGCGAAATCCTCAGTTACCTCCCCGGCTGGGTGCCCGCCCGATTCCAGCGCTGGACCGACCCCCAGGTGGCCGCGGCCGGCACCCTGCTCCGCTCCTTCCACGACGCCACCCGAAGCAGTCGCCTGACCGGACGGCATGCCGTGGTCTGCCACCACGACCCGGGGCCGAACAACACGGTCTTCACCGACGACATCCCGACCGCCTTCATCGACTTCGACACCGCCGCCCCCGGCGATCCCCTCGAAGACCTCGGCTACATGGCGTGGACCTGGTGCATCTCCTCCAAGCCCACCGCTCCGCCCGCCACCATCCAGGCCGCACAGGTACGTGTCCTCGCCGACGCGTACGGGCTCGACGCCACCTCCCGCTCCCGCCTCGTTGATGCCGCGCTCGACCGCCAGGCCCGCAACGCCAGGTGGTGGCACAGCCAGCTCGCAGGCCCGTTTCCGCACGTTGCCGACGACTCCACGATCACCGGGCGCATCCGGTGGTCCGAGCAAGAGCACGCCTACACATCGGCCAACCGCAAGACCTTCGACACAGCCCTGGGCTGA
- a CDS encoding GFA family protein, with product MNATPDLVAAVQERSGGCLCGKIRFIVRGLAVYPHTCSCPHCQKLGGGPMMWWAGFAPEDVSWTNGIEPTWFETFEGEAQRGFCPNCGSRLAAIDSDIPEIGIVVPALDDTTGDDLVPVNQSFRDSSVRWLPQVPDIQSSSVS from the coding sequence ATGAACGCCACCCCCGACCTCGTCGCAGCAGTCCAGGAGCGCTCCGGCGGCTGTCTGTGCGGCAAGATCCGCTTCATCGTCAGAGGACTGGCGGTCTATCCCCACACATGCAGTTGTCCGCACTGCCAGAAGCTCGGCGGCGGCCCGATGATGTGGTGGGCCGGCTTCGCCCCCGAGGACGTCAGCTGGACCAACGGGATCGAGCCGACCTGGTTCGAGACGTTCGAGGGCGAGGCCCAGCGCGGCTTCTGCCCCAACTGCGGAAGCCGTCTCGCGGCGATCGACAGCGACATCCCGGAGATTGGCATCGTCGTTCCGGCCCTGGACGACACCACCGGTGACGATCTCGTCCCCGTCAACCAGTCCTTCCGCGACAGCTCCGTGCGCTGGCTGCCCCAGGTGCCGGACATCCAGAGCAGCTCCGTCAGCTGA
- a CDS encoding SDR family oxidoreductase, with protein sequence MTVLIVGGSGFLGVELARQGHSAGMETAATFHSHPGKGAGAWHRLDLRNSANLQEVLDAVSPTAVINASSGGAEWEVTAEGGMRLAQAAAQRDIRLVHVSSDAVFSGRREGLYDETCLPDPVTPYGAAKAAAETAVRLLSTGAVVARTSLIIGDGRSEHERMVHALAAGTRDGALFTDDVRCPVHVHDLAAALWELTLSDAAGVFHLTGPDAVTRHELGTLIAQRDGLDPSLLPTGRRADSGLPGGLCVRLDSRVTQKGLATRLRGAREFLRRQNPDR encoded by the coding sequence GTGACGGTACTGATTGTGGGCGGCAGCGGGTTCCTGGGCGTTGAGCTGGCCCGCCAGGGACATTCAGCAGGCATGGAGACGGCCGCCACCTTCCACTCGCACCCCGGCAAGGGCGCCGGCGCGTGGCACCGCCTCGACCTGCGCAACTCGGCGAATCTCCAGGAGGTCCTGGATGCCGTCAGCCCCACGGCGGTCATCAACGCGAGCAGCGGCGGAGCCGAGTGGGAAGTCACGGCCGAGGGAGGGATGCGCCTGGCCCAAGCCGCGGCGCAACGGGACATCCGACTGGTCCACGTGTCGAGTGACGCCGTCTTCTCCGGCCGCCGCGAAGGCCTCTACGACGAGACCTGTCTACCCGACCCGGTAACACCGTACGGGGCCGCGAAGGCGGCGGCCGAAACGGCCGTGCGGCTCCTGAGCACGGGCGCCGTCGTCGCACGGACCTCCCTGATCATCGGCGATGGCCGGTCCGAGCACGAACGCATGGTGCACGCCCTGGCCGCCGGCACGCGCGACGGGGCCCTGTTCACCGACGATGTCCGATGCCCAGTCCACGTCCACGACCTGGCCGCCGCACTGTGGGAGCTCACCCTGTCCGACGCGGCCGGCGTCTTTCACCTCACCGGCCCGGACGCCGTCACCCGCCACGAACTCGGCACCCTCATCGCGCAGCGGGACGGCCTTGACCCATCACTGCTGCCGACCGGCCGCCGCGCCGACAGCGGCCTCCCCGGCGGACTTTGTGTCCGCCTCGACAGCCGCGTCACCCAGAAAGGCCTGGCCACCCGCCTTCGCGGAGCCCGGGAGTTCCTCCGGCGTCAAAACCCCGACCGCTGA